The Rhododendron vialii isolate Sample 1 chromosome 5a, ASM3025357v1 genome contains a region encoding:
- the LOC131325992 gene encoding E3 ubiquitin-protein ligase AIRP2, with product MRKSFKDSLKALQADIHHANTLASDYPQEYDGACLQMRLSYSPCARIFLFLVRWSDCNLAGALGFLRILIYKAYDDGKTTMLLHERKASIRDFYGVIFPSLLQLQRGITDVEDRKQRELCAAKYQRRDETDKGKLSEIEIEREEECGICLEVNSKVVFPKCNHSMCMKCYRNWRARSQSCPFCRDSLKRVNSGDLWIYTSGCEYVDLTSIAKENLKRLMMYIEKLPLVIPDPMLVAYDPRYR from the exons ATGAGAAAGTCTTTCAAAGATTCCCTAAAAGCTCTTCAAGCTGATATTCATCATGCTAATACCct GGCTTCTGATTATCCACAAGAATATGATGGTGCTTGCCTTCAGATGAGATTATCTTACAGTCCTTGCGCACGaatatttctctttcttgttcGATGGAGCGATTGTAACCTTGCCGGTGCCCTCGGATTTCTTAGAATCCTTATTTATAAG GCTTATGATGATGGCAAGACTACCATGTTATTACATGAAAGAAAAGCTAGTATTAGAGATTTCTACG GTGTGATATTCCCCTCTTTATTGCAACTTCAGAGAGGAATCACCGATGTTGAAGATAGGAAACAGAGAGAGCTTTGTGCAGCCAAGTACCAAAGAAGAGATGAGACGGACAAGGGTAAGCTGTCCGAGattgagatagagagagaagaagaatgtgGCATATGCCTGGAGGTAAACAGCAAGGTTGTCTTCCCCAAATGCAATCATTCCATGTGTATGAAGTGCTACAGAAATTG GCGCGCTCGATCTCAGTCGTGCCCCTTCTGTCGAGATAGTCTCAAAAGAGTGAACTCCGGTGACCTTTGGATCTACACCAGCGGCTGCGAATATGTTGACCTGACTTCAATCGCAAAGGAAAATTTGAAGAGGCTGATGATGTACATTGAGAAGTTGCCTCTTGTCATTCCGGATCCAATGCTCGTGGCTTATGATCCCCGTTACCGGTGA